The proteins below are encoded in one region of Bacillus alveayuensis:
- a CDS encoding Tfp pilus assembly protein PilN (product_source=COG3166; cog=COG3166; transmembrane_helix_parts=Inside_1_4,TMhelix_5_27,Outside_28_29) has product MKRQNWMLLGVFVVVCLLWGVGYWLYIVN; this is encoded by the coding sequence ATGAAACGACAAAATTGGATGTTGTTAGGTGTTTTTGTTGTTGTTTGTCTTTTATGGGGAGTAGGCTACTGGTTATATATAGTGAATTAA